A stretch of the Hydra vulgaris chromosome 09, alternate assembly HydraT2T_AEP genome encodes the following:
- the LOC100198830 gene encoding retinol dehydrogenase 12 isoform X1, whose protein sequence is MDDIESILCWLALIVFTACLVKKSTSGIFYNGSESLNGKVIIITGANSGIGFETALELCKRGAKVILACRDEARGLNAMHSIKLAFKCANVEYMPLDLSSYESIRGFVILFKRKHGYLNILINNAGIIFVPHMFSKEGIELNFAVNHLGHFLLTLLLLPMLKCSNTHSRIILISSLTYIFSNIQVGDLNFTSRPYNSLQAYADSKCASLATFLNLAKKFTFDDVSISCVDPGIIFSNIGRDAWFMSSFFYQVLCRPFTWLAFKGTRAGAQTSIYCACSKDVETKKGGFYSECEQRIPWPIVFDENLCDSVWKKSFEMLDLTEVELASISEHIDF, encoded by the coding sequence ATGGATGACATTGAAAGCATTTTGTGTTGGCTTGCACTTATTGTATTTACAGCGTGTCTTGTTAAAAAATCTACTTCTGGTATATTTTATAACGGCTCAGAGTCTCTCAATGGAAAAGTAATCATTATTACTGGTGCAAATTCTGGTATTGGTTTTGAAACAGCTTTAGAACTTTGCAAACGTGGTGCTAAAGTAATTCTTGCATGTCGAGATGAAGCGCGTGGTTTAAATGCCATGCATAGCATTAAACTGGCCTTCAAATGCGCTAACGTTGAGTATATGCCGTTGGATTTATCGTCATATGAATCTATTAGAggttttgtaatattatttaaacgaAAACATGgctatttaaatatacttattaataatgcTGGAATTATATTTGTGCCTCATATGTTTTCAAAAGAAGGAATTGAGTTGAATTTTGCTGTGAATCATCTAGGACATTTTTTACTAACGCTCTTATTATTGCCAATGCTTAAATGTAGCAATACGCATTCGCGAATAATACTGATTTCTTCTCTTACGTACATTTTCAGCAATATACAGGTGGGAGATTTAAATTTCACTTCACGACCGTATAACTCTCTGCAAGCTTACGCTGATAGCAAATGTGCCAGCCTTGCAACTTTTCTTAATTTGGCTAAGAAGTTTACGTTTGACGATGTTTCTATTTCTTGCGTCGATCCAGGTATTATATTCTCAAACATTGGAAGAGACGCTTGGTTTATGAGTAGCTTTTTCTATCAAGTGTTATGCAGGCCATTTACTTGGTTGGCATTTAAGGGTACACGCGCTGGTGCTCAAACTTCAATTTATTGTGCCTGTTCAAAAGATGTAGAAACAAAGAAAGGAGGGTTTTACTCTGAATGTGAACAGAGGATTCCATGGCCAATAGTCTTTGATGAGAACTTATGTGATAGTgtatggaaaaaaagttttgaaatgttGGATTTAACTGAAGTCGAATTAGCGTCAATTTCTGAGCACATcgacttttaa
- the LOC100198830 gene encoding GSK3B-interacting protein isoform X2, whose protein sequence is MEVQYMSLKEDAEVLINEVSYAVKNISISSSLPSSDYCVFLNIETKENALFTVRLSPQGFQVVSHALDKDEDGSTTYPRIYETVYSLLENISESYVTVFGNALSVKLNALKDLQEKNAE, encoded by the coding sequence atggagGTTCAATACATGAGCCTTAAGGAAGATGCAGAAGTTCTTATAAACGAAGTTAGTTATGCTGTGAAGAACATTTCAATATCTTCTTCACTTCCTTCATCTGATTATTGTGTATTCttaaatattgaaacaaaagaaaatgcCTTATTTACAGTTCGCTTATCGCCTCAAGGTTTTCAAGTTGTTAGTCATGCTTTAGACAAAGATGAAGATGGATCTACAACATATCCAAGAATATATGAAACAGTTTATTCGCTGCTTGAAAATATAAGTGAAAGTTATGTAACTGTTTTTGGAAATGCACTATCGGTAAAGTTAAACGCTCTAAAAGATCTGCAAGAAAAAAATGCTGAATAA